TATAAGACTCCCCCAATCAGGCACGCCTATTTTCAACGCCTGATATTGAAAGGACAACGATTGTGACTACTCACGCAAAACGCACCCCTCTTTACTTGGCTCTTTTTGCCGGTGCATGGCTCGTGGCCTGCCAACCTGCTGGCACAGCAGCACCTGCCGCTCCCGAAAATGCATGCGAGCAATACGCCGAGAAGCTATGTACTGAGCTCGGCGCTCAATCTCCCGGTTGTAAAGCAGCCAAGGATACCACAGCCATCATGCCTGCAGCCGCTTGCTGGGCAGGTTTCAACGATATGGCCGGCACTAAAGAGAAGATTGCCGCCATGGGCGAAAAATGCACCGAGCTTATCGAAAAGCTTTGTGCCGACCTCGGTCCGGACACCCAAACTTGTGCAATGGTTCGTGAAAAGACCGCTCAGTTCCCACCAGACCGCTGTGTACAAATGCTTGGACAGTACAAGCAGGTACTGGCTGAGCTCCAGCGCATGGAAGCACAAAATAAGCCTCTTAGCCCTGAAGCCGCTGCTGAGCTGGCCGCCGGTGACGTTGCTTCATTTGGTGCCAAAGATGCCAAAGTAACCATCGTAGAATTCTCTGACTTTCAGTGCCCCTACTGCACACGTACAGCAACGGCGACCACTGAACTCAAGAAGAAGTATGGCGATAAAGTACGCGTTGTTTTCCGCCACTTCCCACTCTCGTTTCACAAAGAAGCTCACTTGGCAGCTCAAGCTTCATTGGCAGCAAACGCTCAGGGCAAGTTCTGGGAATACCACGATATGCTTTTTGCCAATCAAGAAGAGATCAAGACGGGTCCTGACGCACTCAAGAAGTATGCGAAGAACCTCAAGCTCAACATGAAGAAATTCAATGCTGCGTTGGCCAACAAAACTTACGCTGCAGCTGTTGATGCAGACATGAAGCTTGGTGAAAAAGTATCAGTCAGTGGTACTCCAACTATGTTCTTGAATGGAGAACGGGTGGGCAACCCTACAGATGTTGCTGCAATCTCTAAGATGATTGATAAGGCGCTCAATTGAGCCCTTCTTCAACGAATTTGAAGATCAATAAGGCCGTCCATCCCTTTTTAAGGTTTGGGCGGTCTTTTTATTGGTCCCCTGCCGCAGTGCTACTGGCCCTCCTGGTCTCCCTGAGCAGCTGTGCATCTACAACTCAAGTACCAGTTGGACATCAAGCGCAAACACCCAACGAAGCGCTTTTAAATGACATTTGGGCTGCAACCCATACCGACCAACTCTTCGACTCTCTTCCCTTAAAAATGCCTATTGAAGAGATGATTAACGACCGTTTCAAGGATGCGGGCCTAGACTATCAAAATAAGATTCAACGCTTACTCGACAGAAATCTTCAACCCAAACGGCTCCAAAAGATGCTTCAGAGCCAACTTCTTCTGAGATTTCAAAACTCTAAGGCCACCGAAGTGCTTAAGTTTTACCAAACCCCGCTTGGTAAACTCTATGGAGAGGCCGGGCACCAATTCGATCCTGAGGACCCCCAATTTAAAATCTTCGTCCAAGGTCCGAAGCCGACTAAAAAACGCCTCGCATACATGGCTAAACTCCTCACGGCATCTGGCTCTACAAAATTTGCATCCATTACTCTCATCACTCCGATTGAAACTATTTTCCAAGAGCTAGAGCACCAGAAGCAATTGGCCGGACAAACCCCGCACAAGAGCAGTTCCTCCGACCTGCGTAAATCGATGCGCTCGGTTGTAAAAGCGATGCATAAAGGCATGCTCCTCACGGCAAGTTTTGCCTATCGAGATTTCAGCGAAGCCCAGCTCAAAGAGCTTGTCGCCTTTGAGACAAGTTCCACTTCAAAATGGTACAACACCGCTTTACTCGATTCGTATGAACGGACGCTTCAGGTGGCGACCCGCCGATTTACGAAGCAACTGCTCAAGCTTCTACAGCACACTCCGCCCAAATAAACTCATCAGGGGTTCCTGCCACTGAAGGCATCGAAGGTGCGAACTGCCAAAAAGCTTCACTTTTTGTAAAACTTAAGACATTCTCGATTATCACTGAAATCGGTTCATCCTGGATTTGAGCGAGTACCCTTTTAAAGCTCAAGCGTCTCTTCAGGTTTATCTGTGCGTGTTAAGGAAATGTCTCGATGAAAACTATTTTCGGTCCTGGATCAAAAATCAAAGAGCAATTGAGCTATTCAAAGTTCAAGACCGAGTCACTTCGTGTGCTTATTCCAGGTAAAAAATATCATCTACAGCGCGAAAGCCAACGTGCACTCGAGGCCTTGGGTCATAAAGTTCTTTACTTAGAAGTCCCAGAAACCGCCGGCGAGCTCGTCAGGAAACTGATTGAAACATTTATTCAGTTCAAGCCTGATATGCTTCTTACAATCAATCACATCGGTTTTGATGCGGCCGGTACAATTGGTCAAATCTTAGACGAGATACAGCTTCCGGTGGCCGCCTGGTACGTTGATAGCCCCGAGTTCGTCCTGGGAAAGCAAGGACTGCCTGCAGAGTCGATGACCACTGTATTCATGTGGGAAAGAGACCTCATTCCGAAGCTCAAAGCCATGGGGCTAGAGGATATCCACTACCTCCCACTTGCCAGTGATATTTCTGTATTCAAACCTCGACAAACCCAAACTAAACACGACTTTTGCTTTGTCGGTGACAGTATGACCTCGGCCCGTCAGAAGTGGAATGCTCGTATTGCTCCGGCGCACCAAAAGATTGTCGTAGAACTCACCGAAGCCCTGCTCACCAATCGTCACCTCGACTCGACACAGCTTATCAAAAAAATGGCACCATCACTGAACAACCAGGAGCTGGCCGACATTCTTGGAGCAAGTACCTGGGAGGCGACCGCCAAATACCGCAACGGTCTCTTAAGACCCTTCGACACCAACGCTCTCACAATCTACGGCGATAAACACTGGCCCGGCATCATGCCCAAATCGAATTTCCAGGGATACATCCTCTACGGTGAGCCCTTAAGTAAAGTCTATGAGCAATCATGCATCAACCTTAACGCCACGAGTCTCCAAATGGGCAGTGCGGTCAATCAAAGAGTGTTTGATGTTCCGGCCGCCGGTGGCTTCATTCTTACAGATGCTCAATCCGATGCACTTGAACACTTTGAGAATGAAAAAGAGATCATTACTTACAGCTCTGCGGACGAGCTCAGCGATAAAGCGGCCTACTACCTAAAACATGAGAGCGAGCGCCTTGGTATCATCGAAGCGGGTCACAAAAAGGTCATGTCGATGCATACTTACCAGCACCGCCTTCAAGACCTGCTCAGCCACATGAAGGATCGGCACGCTTCGCCAACGTCGACTCAAGTTTAACCACAATCTACCGACGTGAGCGCCCCAAGACTGAATCCTCAAGGCCAAAAGCTCGTCTAGAGTTGGCTAAACCAACTACGTACATTTATGTAGAATATTAATCTAGTAATTTTAGGTAGATAGAAAGCTTGCCACTTCTCCGAGAATTGAGGATAATTGAACCGGGGAGTCACGTAAAAAGTGAATACATTGGATTATAGTGAACCGGGAGCAGGCTCTGAAGAGCCGAACTCTGAGGTCTTAGAACAAAAATACAAAGAGTATTTGTCTGACCTCCAGAGCAGCCGCGCCAAAATCGGTTACTGGGTGATTTTTATCTGGGTTCCCCTGGGCTCATTGCGTGACCTGATCAATACGCCGGATCTGATTCACGAAACCGTGACCTTGCGTATCATCACAACGCTCATCGCAATCTTACTCTTCTTCTTCTTTTTCGAGCCATCGAGAAAGCACCTTGCCCATCATTCCATTTTGGCAGCGGCACTCTGCATCCTCTTCATGAACGAAGTTGGCATCATCACGACTGGCTCTTTTTCCAATCAGCTTTATTTTGGACCGATCATTGTCTTACTGACCACGGGATTCCTAAGCTGCTGGCCCCCCAAAGCCATGATTGCGCTCGGGGCCATTACTCCGTTTATTTATTGCGTGCCGGGTATCATCTTATTTGAAAACATTGACTACGATACGATGATTCAGCACACCTACCTCATCGCTCTCGCGGGTGCGCTTGCGACAATGACATGCCACTACGAATATAAACTTCGTAAAGAGGAGTTTCACTCACGTTACCTTCTCAGCGAAAAAACCAAGCAGCTTGAGCTCGTCTCCTCAGAGCTTCAATCGACCGTGACTAAACTTCAGAAAACTGACGCCGCGAAGACACGTTTTTTTGCCAATATCACGCACGAACTCAAAACTCCCCTCACCATGATTTTGTTACCACTGGACGGGATTCTTAAAAACAATGCGTCCTTAAAACCCGCCACTCGTGACAAACTCAATATCCTCAAGCGCCAAGCCCAACAATTACTGACCTTAGTCAACGATATTTTAACGCTTGCTCAGCTAGATCATGATGCGATTCCAGCGAGTATCCGGCACGTGGATGCAACGACATTCACCCGCTATCTTCTAAGCGGTTATCAACCCCTCGCTGACGAAGAAAATATTGAACTCCTCTTTTCCGGAAGCCCCTCTCCGGCAACTCTAGACATCGACCCTCAGCACCTTCAAACCATTCTCAACAACTTAATCATCAATGCTTTCAAGTACTCTGATGCCGGTGGCCAAATCGATGTTCATATCCGTGTCCGAGCAGACCAGTGTGTTTTTGTCGTCCGCGATTCCGGCACAGGAATAACCAAAGAAGACCTACCCCATATTTTCAACCGTTTTGTCCAATCCGAAAACCCATCGACCAAACGAGGAGGGGGCTTTGGTATCGGGCTGTCTCTTGCGGATGAATTGGTTCGGCTACACCAGGGCAGCATTAAAGTTGAGAGTTCAAAGCGAGAGGGAACCAAGTTTATCGTCAGCTTTCCAAGGGTTCAGGAAGCTCCAAACCACTCACCCATCGACAATTTCACTGCACTGACGACCACTCAAAATATCTTGGCGGGCAAAGCCAAGGACACCGGTGCATATTACCCACCGACCAACGCGTCTCGTGAGCGTGTTCTCATCGTCGAAGATAATGATGAGCTCAGACTCTATCTAAAAGAACAACTCGAGCCCTACTACACTATATTTTGCGCAACTTCTCACCAAGCAGCACTCGAGTACATTCACAAAAGCTCACCAGACCTTGTCCTCTCCGACGTAATGATGCCGGGCTTGTCGGGGTTTGAGCTTTTACGACAGATTCGTGAGACGTACTCGATGACGGAACTACCCTGCATTTTGCTTACTGCAAGAGGCGAGGATGAGAATATTGAAAGCAGTATGGATGCCGGAGCAAACGATTATATCACGAAACCATTCAACCTAAATACACTGATGGCTCGTATAGAAGTTCAACTGCGACTTAAAGCTATCGCCCAAGACCTTGCCCGAGAGCGCGTAGCCTCCGCTATGGGTGCGCTTGCCTCAGGCCTTGCTCACGAACTGCGTAATCCTCTCAATGTTGTTCTTAATGGATTGCCCAATCTTCGCTCCAGCATAGAGCCTGTAGAAGACTCTAAAACTTCTAAAATTCTCCAAATCCTTGAGCAAAGTTCAGGGAAAATATCCAACTTGATCGATGAGCTTATACGCTTTGGAACAGATGAACTCGCGCTATCTGTATGGGAACCCAATGTTGCTCTCATGGCTGCCTGGCAGAGCGAGAAAAAAGAGAACTCGAATATCAATATTAAGTTCTCTCTTGAATACACAGGCAGTATTCAAGCATTTGGCTCAAAGGTGGATGAGAGTGTTCACCACCTACTCCGAAATGCAATCAGTGCGGCCGGTCCTGATGGGAATATAACGCTGGCAACCAAGAGCGAGGACGGCGGAGTTTCTATTGTTGTCAGTGACGATGGTCCGGGTATAGCACCCGAGCTTGCTCAACGTATTTTTGATCCGTTCTTCACAACTCAAACCGAAACAAATGCCGCGGGTCTGGGGCTACATATGGTTCAATGGGTCACAAGGTTGCATGGCGGACACATCGGCTTGGAAACACAACTCGGCCAAGGCAGCCAGTTCATCATCTGGTTACCCAAGATTCCTCAACGCGCGGACAAAAATTTCAAAAGAGACTTGGACCTGGGACTGAGTTAAACAACTTTACTCAACTGACTCTCTAAAAAATCGATGAGAATCGCCTCGCCATTTAATTGCTGAAAACCCAAAAACTTTAAGCCGATCTTACCACCAACAACCCGGGTTATTTCGCAGTCAGCTTTCAACGACTGAGTCGGCAACATGAGCTCGAAACAAACACTCTTTAAGATGTAGGATTCTGGAACCGGCTTTTGATTACCCGGCTTAAACGAAGCTCCTCGGAGACTGATGTCTCGAGTCATGCCTGTCCAAGTGTTTCCTGCAACTTGTAATTTACAAGGGATATCGATCCTACAACGTTCAACTTCTCGCCGCTCGCGGCCTCCCCAAGACATCAACATAGTTTTACAAGCCTCCACGTCCAGGTTAACAAGTGCTGCGATTGAAGTCATCAACCAATGATTTTGATTCCGGTCAGCTCTCATAGTTTACCGGGAATACCGGATTCCAAAGTACGCTCTTTTTTTCACGTAAAATTCTCGTGAGCGCCAAAGCTCATCACGAAACCGCGATCTGTCCTTCGAGAATGGCTTTAAGTTCGCGAGTGATAAATGTTTTTTCAACGTAGACAGTGGCACCTGCTTCAATCAATATTTGTCGGCGGTCTGCCTACCTCTAAACAATCAGTATGACGATCGAGATTAAGCCTAACACTGAATTATCAACTTGTTTTTCAGGCATCACTGGTGTGCCTTCAAAGCCCTTGATGACCGAGCGCTCACTGTCTACACGAACTGCTTTAAACAGCGCTTCGCTCAGAGCTAAAAGCCTATCGCCAAACGGCTCAGTGACGAAGCGGCCTAGTGAAGGGCAGCTCGCAGAGGAAGAGACTCAACCAATTTAGCCTCACTGTCCAAAAGCTCATCTACACGCGCCATAACCACTTCTTCGGAGAAATAGCTGCGCGCAAGTCTCAAGAAAAGACCGTGGTGTCGGGCTTCGGCCTTGGCGAGCCCCGCATAGAAATCCTTCCAAGCTCCCTCGGGCAGATACTTCCCAAGTAAATAGAAGCGCTCACACCCTCGTGCCTCAACCAGGCCAAAGACCAGGAGACGGTCGAGGAAATAATGATCTGTATCACCGCGGCGAATCATCTTATGCAAGGCAGTCATATAAGCATCTGGCTCATCCTTCGTCAGCCACTGCCCCTGCTCCTCAAGCCGGTTAAGAACCTCTTTAAAATGAGACAGTTCCTCGCGGGCAAGGTCTACCAAAGCATTAACAAGCTCAGGGCGCTGAGGCTGGTGCGCCACCAAAGTGAGCGCAGCTGCCGCCACCTTTCTCTCACTGTGTGCGTGATCCTTAAGGAATTTGTTCATATTGTTCTCAACAATTCGAACCCATTCCAACGGCGTATCATAGCGAAGCTTCAACATAATCGAGCGTTTAGCAGTCCCTAAGGGAGTTGAAAACACAAAAAGAACAGACCTTGTCGCCGGTTACCAAGAGCGTTACATAGCAATTGGGAGACACTTTTATGAGCACCATGACAACCGCCCCGAAATTAGCGTCAAGTCCCGGGAATCCGGAGACTTTACCAACTCGCGAAGACATCGAACGCGCCTACTCTCTCATTTCCGATGCCGTTCACCGTACGCCCGTGATGCAGTCAAGATTCATCAATTCTCTGGTAGGCGCCGAAGTTTACTTCAAATGCGAGCACCTTCAAGCCGGGGGAGCCTTCAAATATCGCGGGGCAAGCCACGTTATGCGGCTCCTCACTGAAGAGGAAAAACAACGGGGTGTAATCACGCACTCATCAGGTAACCACGCTCAAGCGGTCGCCTTGTCGGCAAAGCGATTTGGCATCAAGGCTACGATTGTTATGCCAAAAGGTTCCAATCCGCTTAAGAAAACAGCCACACAAGGCTACGGCGCGAGAGTCATCGAATGTGAGAACTCACAAGCTTCTCGCGAACAAACCTGCGCCGACGAGATTGAGCGAACAGGCATGGTCCTTATCCACCCGTTCGATGACCATCGTATCATTTGTGGCGCTGGAACCGCTGCACTCGAGCTTGAAGAACAAGTACCCAATCTCGATATGGTCGTAACACCTGTGGGTGGCGGAGGGCTCTTGTCGGGAACTGCGACAGCTCTTCACGGACGCATCCCTGTTTACGGAAGCGAACCCCACGGGGCCAGTGATGCTCACCAAGGATTCACCACAGGAGTTCGTGTCGAGAGTCAAACCCCTGATACCGTGGCCGATGGTCTGAGAACTTGTGTGGGTGTGCGTAACTTCGAAATCATTCGTGCGAAAGTCAAAGACATCGGGCTCACATCGGACAAAGAACTACTTGAAGCTACATCACTGGTTCATTTAAGAATGAAGCAACTGATCGAACCTTCGTCTGCAGTTCCCTTGGCATGCCTTCTCAACGGGAGCCTACCCAAAGCACCCAAAATAGGAATCATCATCAGCGGTGGAAATGTTGATCTGAAAGACCTCATAACCAGGATGCCCTGAGATGGTAAAACTAGACTTGTTGGCTACGGCCGTTTGCCTCTTTTACTGGTTAACCAATCAGCTCATCTACAAAATTCATTTTAAAGATGAAAAAAAAGAGCAAGCTGCCGCTCGCCCCGTCTATAAAACTTCCGGCGCTACTCGCTTATTTAAACCAGCTGTTCGCTTCCTCTATGGGTTGGTACTCGTCAGAATTATCGCTACCCCATTCCTCACAATTCCCATCGAGAGAACAAATTTAATCCTTGGTAGTATCCTCTGCGCGATTGGCATTATTTTACTGAATAAAAGTTTACGAACACTGGGTAACAATTATGCCCCTTGCCATGCAGGTGTCATTCCTCATGAGAGAATTAAGGCCGGGCCCTATCGGGTCTTTGCACACCCAATCTACCTTGCAAATCTCATTTTGCTCGCGGGCGTATGGATAGCGATTGGCGGATTCTTACTGGGACCCATATGGCTGTCTTTTGCTTTTTTCTATGCTGTCTCAATAAGAGATGAAGAAAAAGCTTTCAAAGAGCACTTCTGATAAGACTTCTAAAGTTACCGGGCAACCGGCAACCATACACAAAACCGAGCACCACCCAATTCAGGGCTTGATTCGACCCAGATTTTACCGAGATGGCTTACAACGATCTGTTGGCTGATGGCCAGACCCAGACCGGTCCCTGCGCCAGGACGCTTGGTCGTAAAGTAACCCTCAAAGATACTCTCGTGCAGTTCAGGCTTTACCCCATAACCATTGTCTTCGATGCTCAGCAAGATTCCGGCTTCACCTAGGTTCGCTTTATCTTCCAGTCGAATTCTGATCGTCCCACCTGTTTGAGTATCCTTACCACTTACAAATTTTTCGGCCATTGCATCCGCCGCATTGCTCAACAAATTGATGACGACTTGTCCCAGGTGATTGCGCTTACAGGTTAAAGGAGAAATGGCCGCCGGTTTGAAGTCGATATGGTAAGGCTTGGTCTTCGCTCTTGAGATGAGCAACGACTGTTGCACCACTTCGTTCAAATCAACCCCCGCCACCACACTGGTGTCGAACCGGGCATTGGTCTGCAATGCGTTGCAATACTCGAGCATACGACCCGACGATACAGTCATAATATCCAGTGACTCTTTGGCGTCGTGAAACATCTGCTCAAAGCGCGCCTTCAGCTCAAGCGCCTGAGGTGACTCATCAAAAAGAGCCATAATCGCTCGTTCAATCAACACATGCTTTTCTGACAATCCCCCCACAGCAAACTCAATCGCGGAAGTGGGTGAATTCAACTCGTGAGCTATTCCAGCGATCATGGACCCAAAGGTAGCCAGCTGCTCCCCATGCACCAACTGTTCTTGAGCAAATTCAAGCTTTCGGTTCAGCTCAGCCAAGCGCCCTTCAAGCTCTCCTACAGGTTCCTCAAGTAACTCACGCCGCTTAACTTCTTCTTCGATTTTGGCCGACGCGACCCGCTCAGTTTGCTTTACCTGCTCAATGGCGCGGTCGGCGATGATCCGCTTCGAATGAATCAATTGCATCATCGACTTTTGCAGCTGCTGAAAGTCGACAGGCTTGGTCAAGACACCGTCGGCACCCGTATAAGCCAAGCTTTCAGAATCATACTTTGCAGTATAAGCAGTTAAAAAGAGGATGGGTGTATCGACTGACTTTAAACCCTTCATATAATCGAACGGGTTATCAACAACTTGTCCTCGTAAACAACGGGTGATCTGAACCCCGTTAAGATCTGAACCCGAAAGCTCAATATCCATTAAAATGAGGTCGTAGGTTTTCTGCTTTAACTTTTGATAAACAGTACGGCTGTCCTGAGCCCAATCTAGCTCGTATTCACGCCTAAGCTCCAGTGACGTGATCTCCCAGTTCATACTGTTGTCTTCTACATAAAGAATCCGTGGGCGGTCTTTAACAACCTCTCCACTCTTCTTCTCCGGTGGCTCTTCGACCCGGCCTGCTTTCACTCTTTTTAAAACCATGCTCCACACAGTCTAGCAACGAAACGAGGTTTGCTCCAATCCAACCTTCCACGAAGTTGAGGCAGCGAAATGTTTGACCCCTACTCCCAACAAGTGTTCACTGAAACTCGCCTATTGTGGAGATATGATGATGAAGTTTTCCAAAAATGCCCAAGATCTTGTCCCCTTTCTTGCGATGGAGATCATGGAACGTGGCATGGCTCTAAAGGAGTCGGGACGCTCAATTGTGCAGTTAGGGGTCGGTGAGCCTAACTTTGATCCTCCACCTCAGGTCTTGGAAGCTACCCATGGCGCCTTAGACGCACATATGACCCACTACACCGACAGCCGCGGACTTACGGAGCTTAGAGAGGCAATCGCCGAGGATTGCTGGCAACGCCGCGGTAAACGCGTCAGCCCAAATCAGATCATCGTCACCAGTGGTACATCTCCAGCACTCTCCATGGTCATGCACCTCTTGTTAGAACCAGGCGACGAGCTGATTATCCCCACACCTCATTACGCTTGTTACCCCAATATGGTTCGGCTCTGCGGTGCGATCCCCGTTCTTGTCGAAACAGCTCCTGAAGACGGCTACAAACTGGACGTTCAAAGAGTTCGCGATGCCATTTCTCCCCGAACTCGCGGGATCTTATTAGCGTCTCCAGCAAACCCCACCGGCGCGGTTCAACCCCCGGAGGTCATGAAAGCCCTCGCTGAACTCGATATCCCGCTTTTATCTGACGAGATTTACGACGGCCTTGTTTTCGATGGCGTCACGGCAACCTCACCACTCCAATATAAAGACGATGTCTTCATTTTTGACGGCTTTTCAAAGCGTTACGCAATGACCGGGTTTAGGCTGGGTTACGTCATCGCTCCCGAAAAAGCCATCCGCCCGCTACAGACCATGCAACAAAACCTCCACATATCGGCGGCACACTTTCCCCAAGCCGGCGCTATTGCCGCCCTCAAATTTGGACAGAAGCATTTAGAAATGATGCGTCAAACCTACGAGAAAAGACGAAAAATTCTCTTGGGAGGCTTAAGAGCAATGGGAATGAAAATACCGGTCGACCCTGTGGGAGCCTTCTATATCCTCGCTGACCCGGGTTTAGGCTCGATATCATCACTGGATCTAGCATTCAGAATCCTCGATGAGGCAGGTGTTGCGGTAGGTCCAGGCAAAGATTTTGGAGAAATTGCCGAAGGCAAACTCCGTTTTAGCTATGCGGCCAGCGAGAATGACATCAACGAAGCCATTCACCGACTTGAGAAGTGGTTCCAAAGCAACCGCTGAAGAGTTGGCCAAGAATAACTTATGGCTCCAGCTTCCCAGGAAGAGTATACTTTTTAGGACCAGTACCCTCGACGGAGTTTAATTGTCGAATGCCAAATGTGCTAACAGTGGAAGACAACCCGACGACGCGCGCTATCCTTTCATCAGCGCTGCGTGACCGAGGGCATGAAGTCTTTGAAGCCGAGCACGGTAAAGCAGCACTCGACATCCTAGCAGAGAACGAGGTCGAGATTATTCTGCTGGATATTCACATGCCAGTGATGGACGGCCCCGAACTTCTCTCCGAGCTTAAACGAAGTCGGCCTGAGCTTCCGGTTGTCCTACTTTCAGGAAAACGTGACATCAATCGAATCAAGGCCTGTATGGACTTAGGTGCTCTTCAGTACCTACATAAGCCTGTTGATATTAATGTCTTGCACGAAGTCATCACAGATATCGCCGGGGCCGGCAACACCGAGGCTGTATCCGCGCACTGGGGAACGATGATGCTTGTAAGTACTGACGAAGCGGCGTCAACCAAGCTTCGTGAGCTCTTACCGCAACCCATCAAAATAGAATTCGCGACATCCATGCGCACGGCAACAGAGGCGTCTGCCCGGCACCGTTTTCGAACCATCATTGTTGATGATGAATTTGAAAGTGGAGCACCTGAGACCGCGGCACTTGTTCGGGAAAATCAAGCCGAAGCGATTGTCTTTGCACTCTATTCCGAAAGCCAGTCGCAGCCGGCTGAGCAGGCCTGGTCAGATGGCTTTGATGGATTCCTCTCGAAGCCAATTGAGACCGGCGCGATTGATTACCTCCTGGGCTTAATTGGTTATTACCATTTTGAGCTGGAAGATATTCTCGATGTTGACGAAGGATTACTCACACCTTTGCCCTACGACGGGTTTCACGCAACCGTCGAGCGCTATTACTCCCATCTCGCTGAAAAGATAGGTCTGATCCTTCAGGATCTCAGCAATGAAGGCTACGAAGATGTGGTGCTCGACTGTTCAGAGCTGCCGGAGTCCCCTCTTCGACTCATCCTCGCACAGACCGCTATAGAGTATTGTGCCGAAGAGGATCTTGGCATTCGCTTAGTAGGCGGTAAAGACATGTGGAAAGCCGTTCAAAATTCCAGCAGTGGCGTTACAGTTCAAATCTTTGGATCTGTGGACGAAGCGCTCGACGAAGATTAAGCAGTTCATCCCCTCACTCTATTGCCACATACATAACCATGTCCTACATGGCGGCGCATGGAAGAGCTTTTCACAGCAGTCAGAGAAGAGTGTACGGCCCAGGAGTGGTCCGCTGGCGTTCAGTTGAGCCGTCAGGATGCGGTCACTCTGCTGAAGCAATCAAAAACTGAGATAGAATTGCGCGTGACTCTAAAAGGTGGACTAAGCAGCGCGCTCGTCACTCTATACCCTGAAGATGAAGACTGGAGTTGCGACGCCACCAAACAAGATGCTGCGATGCCACTGGTAGCAGCCGCAGTGATTGCACTGCGACAAGCCAAAAAGCAGGGCCGTGACCTACGGGCTAACGCCAGCGCTTCCGGTTATG
The Deltaproteobacteria bacterium genome window above contains:
- a CDS encoding pyridoxal phosphate-dependent aminotransferase, producing MMKFSKNAQDLVPFLAMEIMERGMALKESGRSIVQLGVGEPNFDPPPQVLEATHGALDAHMTHYTDSRGLTELREAIAEDCWQRRGKRVSPNQIIVTSGTSPALSMVMHLLLEPGDELIIPTPHYACYPNMVRLCGAIPVLVETAPEDGYKLDVQRVRDAISPRTRGILLASPANPTGAVQPPEVMKALAELDIPLLSDEIYDGLVFDGVTATSPLQYKDDVFIFDGFSKRYAMTGFRLGYVIAPEKAIRPLQTMQQNLHISAAHFPQAGAIAALKFGQKHLEMMRQTYEKRRKILLGGLRAMGMKIPVDPVGAFYILADPGLGSISSLDLAFRILDEAGVAVGPGKDFGEIAEGKLRFSYAASENDINEAIHRLEKWFQSNR
- a CDS encoding response regulator — encoded protein: MVLKRVKAGRVEEPPEKKSGEVVKDRPRILYVEDNSMNWEITSLELRREYELDWAQDSRTVYQKLKQKTYDLILMDIELSGSDLNGVQITRCLRGQVVDNPFDYMKGLKSVDTPILFLTAYTAKYDSESLAYTGADGVLTKPVDFQQLQKSMMQLIHSKRIIADRAIEQVKQTERVASAKIEEEVKRRELLEEPVGELEGRLAELNRKLEFAQEQLVHGEQLATFGSMIAGIAHELNSPTSAIEFAVGGLSEKHVLIERAIMALFDESPQALELKARFEQMFHDAKESLDIMTVSSGRMLEYCNALQTNARFDTSVVAGVDLNEVVQQSLLISRAKTKPYHIDFKPAAISPLTCKRNHLGQVVINLLSNAADAMAEKFVSGKDTQTGGTIRIRLEDKANLGEAGILLSIEDNGYGVKPELHESIFEGYFTTKRPGAGTGLGLAISQQIVVSHLGKIWVESSPELGGARFCVWLPVAR
- a CDS encoding response regulator, whose protein sequence is MPNVLTVEDNPTTRAILSSALRDRGHEVFEAEHGKAALDILAENEVEIILLDIHMPVMDGPELLSELKRSRPELPVVLLSGKRDINRIKACMDLGALQYLHKPVDINVLHEVITDIAGAGNTEAVSAHWGTMMLVSTDEAASTKLRELLPQPIKIEFATSMRTATEASARHRFRTIIVDDEFESGAPETAALVRENQAEAIVFALYSESQSQPAEQAWSDGFDGFLSKPIETGAIDYLLGLIGYYHFELEDILDVDEGLLTPLPYDGFHATVERYYSHLAEKIGLILQDLSNEGYEDVVLDCSELPESPLRLILAQTAIEYCAEEDLGIRLVGGKDMWKAVQNSSSGVTVQIFGSVDEALDED